A genomic region of Thunnus albacares chromosome 2, fThuAlb1.1, whole genome shotgun sequence contains the following coding sequences:
- the igsf9b gene encoding protein turtle homolog A, giving the protein MGLERRWLQAVTIAVAICLLSVSQGVTSLVRAREGSSAELGCDLTPTSKEATTPNLFPLHVVEWVRLGYNVPILIKFGVYAPRVHPNYKGRVSLTQGASLLVERLTLEDEGWFECRILLLNSKTDNFQNGTWTFLSITAPPVFIKTPPTFVEVLLGDSLTLSCGAHGNPRPTVVWHKDENPIEKHEKIKVLNGTLSLASITRNISGVYKCHVSNTEGNLTHYTQLQVKGPPIIIISPEDTTLNMTQDAVLQCQADAYPSNLTYEWLKQGQNVYHIESLQSRVKVLVDGTLLIPNLIPEDAGNYTCIPTNGILTPPSASAHLKVKHPARVGRMPRETYLPAGMEGVIVCPVQADPPVLYVNWTKDGNNLNLDNFPGWMVNSEGSVFIATANDNAVGMYTCTAYNSYGTMGQSEPTQVILQDPPSFRVTPRPEYFQEVGRELIIPCEAIGDPAPNITWSKIGPTPRSPHTVLANGSLLLQPLSKDHHGGWECLATNRVATVSAGTVVMVLGTSPHAVSSVSVTTEMNQANVSWVPGFDGGYTQKFTVWVKQASRGKHEWASLPVPTSKNYLLVTGLLAGTGYQFSVLPQNKLGSGPFSEIVSVRTQAVPTEAPMVVTSLPTLEPPVFLSANRTGRGVFLQWLPPEAPSSPLTGYVLQARRDQGQWVILSSNISANQSELLVQGLLRDSSYDLRLMSRSNKILSEPSDSVNVSTTGMEIYPLRPSFLEVIPEPLLAGVLGGVCFLFMAIILSLVTACYMSNRRQRRRRKRRQDLPSAFQKSPSTEARSPPSSPDSVLKLKLCPPLPFFPNPSSQSDRSSFDKGSRGEYHDQRKQLLSNSSPPPHYTLFESHLGSQASSPTALESISRGPDGRFIVQALPEGSSPSNKKILKNDVLQSNGGVSCSGSNQTSFRDSPKSSMSSEKDERKDSPLTVDVPELSRPPSSPGRVRAMARNFSRHGCFYSDDEQGSEALLERASFYSDNSEKKPSDSLRRYRMPGHTEDLFPTLGRRTKLLDRERDRPHHSGYQPMESQLTNNSTLVSQLDSELERDSINKCVQLAKEREEMERELQNYTANQRSRRKDDYPSNKTQSPQRGSPKSEEDPVWKPQDVTIRQKHRSPGQTNRVSDYRRACYFGNTSSPMDRLPTSRIQWDISPVTSVTSLIPAQSPRETTSPRSKHPYTRRETTEDSLAVDSSRSPVTQNTSLPMLSPDITSESSPILCLETPDRARSMSPQREPDICRKSMTEEGLRGKNQDRGFASRSRNSYAYGTQPWDTASRSPLVDSMRPQSPTQPLTASAPYTATRDPSPSSYSTLPYEHHEVGAKSKDREAQGLDDRRSSGFYSELEREGVRARSRRSDKCLFSDSPSPVSTLTLVEEVDSDQSQFSVPRMSGSFKAKPTAPSPKMSPLQTSAILEYLSLPGFIEMSVDEPVEEAEVTDTVGQSSHLKPVKSLVAKPDVVPKNWEVHVQGETDSNQKEVCFEPTRSVGAAEASVDFSKKQGYRRSLNMEGRDPSHRVRFPDEIRASSPGPEKTSKQLYDEKTQIRNKSADRPESRLGSRSAHTLFSAAKGMADIASKHSQSFVDRSESPSEQSQRQASQGSRTNNIASRICQAPVPFLKKSLSIGPCRTLSGMGQPRPFLKKSISLGSQRWEHFESPRTYISERCYWDEFPNPDVRVKSYSLGRTPSSLPRPGPSWREYIPFRRPSMGSLERPHHAQRPLASPSYLTPSMYPPRQTSISPVMEPSDPRRQATVFPESSRWSPSYQDTLRSAQHKYIPMPSSIPVPQYQHWPGSRAENIRPMDPRRGPPRSYLPRGISWPSPYYAPFPPREGEGYRQPDRVMGRGGETEIREVREGGRASYASQSSGRGSTGLFRQSLSITPTLLSSPETTEESERHRAEMELPERRAKRRNTSVDESYEWDSADACVDSEVLEAMKFDQSQMGFRKGRGELRYDQAGGLQDQRKKGPSPSVSPPVSNPPRCQFSRSLSEARFNALRLEYQEYRRAQESTCSREPCLTPGYDSDSDCNSALL; this is encoded by the exons ATGGGACTGGAGAGACGGTGGCTTCAGGCTGTCACCATTGCTGTAGCCATCTGTCTGCTAA GTGTGTCTCAAGGTGTGACTTCACTGGTTCGTGCCCGAGAGGGGAGCTCTGCAGAGCTGGGCTGTGATCTCACTCCTACATCTAAAGAAGCCACCACCCCAAACCTCTTTCCTCTACATGTGGTGGAGTGGGTGCGCCTCGGTTACAACGTTCCCATCCTCATCAAATTTGGAGTGTATGCTCCTCGTGTTCATCCAAACTACAAGG GCCGCGTATCTCTGACCCAGGGTGCCTCTCTGCTGGTGGAACGGCTGACCCTGGAGGACGAGGGCTGGTTTGAATGCCGCATTCTGCTCCTGAATAGCAAAACCGACAACTTTCAAAACGGCACATGGACCTTCCTCTCTATCACAG CTCCACCTGTGTTTATCAAGACTCCACCAACTTTTGTGGAGGTTCTGCTCGGAGACTCGCTGACTCTCAGCTGTGGAGCCCATGGCAACCCTCGGCCAACTGTTGTCTGGCATAAAGATGAGAACCCGAttgagaaacatgaaaaaataaaa GTGCTCAATGGTACCTTGTCTTTGGCCTCTATCACAAGAAATATTTCAGGAGTGTACAAATGTCACGTGTCCAACACAGAGGGGAACCTGACCCACTATACACAGctgcaggtcaaag GTCCcccaatcatcatcatctcaccAGAGGACACCACTCTCAACATGACCCAGGATGCAGTTCTGCAGTGCCAGGCTGACGCTTACCCTTCCAACCTCACCTATGAATGGCTGAAACAGGGACAGAATGTTTATCATATTGA GTCCCTACAGTCGCGTGTAAAGGTTTTAGTGGATGGAACACTTCTTATCCCTAATCTAATCCCAGAAGATGCTGGCAATTACACTTGTATCCCAACTAATGGGATACTGACACCGCCCTCAGCCTCTGCACATCTGAAAGTGAAAC ACCCTGCTCGTGTTGGCCGAATGCCAAGGGAAACATACTTACCAGCCGGAATGGAGGGCGTCATTGTCTGCCCTGTACAGGCTGATCCTCCTGTGCTATATGTCAACTGGACCAAAGATGGGAACAATTTAAATCTTGACAAT TTCCCAGGTTGGATGGTGAACTCTGAAGGCTCAGTTTTTATAGCAACAGCCAATGACAATGCTGTTGGCATGTACACCTGCACTGCATATAACAGTTACGGCACTATGGGCCAGTCTGAACCCACCCAAGTCATTCTGCAG GACCCCCCATCTTTCCGAGTGACTCCTCGGCCTGAGTACTTTCAGGAGGTGGGCAGAGAGTTGATCATCCCCTGTGAAGCCATCGGAGACCCCGCTCCAAACATAACGTGGAGCAAG ATCGGCCCTACTCCTCGCTCCCCGCACACTGTGTTGGCTAATGGCTCCCTTCTGCTGCAGCCACTCAGTAAAGACCACCATGGGGGCTGGGAGTGCCTGGCCACTAATCGAGTAGCTACTGTCAGTGCAGGCACTGTGGTCATGGTGCTGG GCACCAGTCCTCATGCTGTGTCCTCAGTGTCTGTCACCACAGAGATGAACCAGGCCAATGTATCTTGGGTGCCTGGCTTTGATGGTGGATACACCCAGAAGTTCACTGTATG ggTCAAGCAGGCATCCAGAGGGAAACATGAATGGGCTTCCTTGCCTGTGCCCACATCCAAAAACTATCTGCTGGTAACCGGGCTACTTGCTGGCACTGGCTATCAGTTCAGTGTCTTACCTCAGAATAAACTCGGCTCTGGACCTTTCAGTGAAATTGTCTCTGTGCGAACTCAAG CTGTCCCAACAGAAGCACCTATGGTCGTCACCAGTCTCCCAACTCTGGAACCTCCCGTATTCCTGTCAGCCAATCGGACTGGACGAGGTGTTTTCCTGCAGTGGTTACCTCCTGAGGCTCCATCCTCTCCACTGACAGGTTATGTGCTGCAGGCTCGCCGGGATCAGGGCCAGTGGGTCATCCTCAGCAGTAACATCAGTGCCAATCAGAGTGAACTACTAGTACAAGGACTGCTGCGG GACTCCAGTTATGATCTGAGGCTGATGTCCCGCAGCAATAAAATACTCAGTGAACCGAGTGACTCTGTTAATGTATCCACCACAG GGATGGAGATTTACCCCTTGCGCCCAAGTTTCTTGGAGGTCATCCCTGAGCCTCTGTTGGCTGGTGTGTTGGGAGGAGTGTGCTTCCTGTTCATGGCCATCATCCTCTCCTTGGTGACAGCTTGCTATATGAGTAACAGGAGACAACGTCGACGCAGAAAGAGAAGACAAG ATCTCCCATCTGCCTTCCAGAAGAGCCCATCTACAGA agCTCGCTCACCTCCTAGCAGCCCAGACAGTGTCTTAAAGCTGAAGCTGTGCCCACCACTTCCCTTCTTCCCCAACCCCTCCTCACAGTCTGATCGGTCCTCCTTTGATAAAGGCAGCCGTGGGGAATACCACGACCAGCGGAAACAACTCTTGTCCAACTCGTCTCCACCACCTCATTACACACTCTTTGAGAGTCACCTGGGGTCCCAGGCCTCCTCACCAACTGCTTTGGAGTCCATCTCCAGAGGCCCTGATGGACGCTTTATTGTCCAAGCACTGCCAGAGGGTTCCAGTCCCTCCAATAAGAAAATCTTGAAGAACGACGTCCTGCAAAGTAATGGTGGGGTGAGTTGCTCAGGAAGTAATCAGACATCATTCAGAGACTCTCCAAAGTCAAGCATGAGCTCAGAGAAGGACGAGAGGAAGGATTCTCCTCTCACTGTGGACGTCCCAGAGCTGAGCAGGCCTCCTTCCTCCCCTGGAAGAGTACGGGCCATGGCAAGAAACTTCTCCCGTCACGGCTGCTTTTACTCTGATGACGAACAGGGCTCAGAGGCCCTACTGGAAAGAGCCAGCTTCTATTCAGACAACAGTGAGAAAAAACCCAGTGATTCTCTGAGGAGGTATCGCATGCCGGGCCACACTGAAGACCTTTTCCCTACTTTGGGCAGAAGAACCAAGCTTctggacagagaaagagacaggccACACCATTCAGGCTATCAGCCTATGGAGAGTCAGCTGACTAATAACAGCACCCTGGTCTCACAACTTGACAGTGAGCTTGAGAGGGACAGCATTAACAAGTGTGTCCAACTAGCAAAGGAGAGGGAAGAAATGGAGAGGGAGCTACAGAACTATACAGCTAATCAGAGAAGTCGTAGGAAAGATGATTATCCGTCTAATAAGACACAAAGCCCTCAAAGGGGCTCACCCAAATCAGAAGAGGACCCTGTATGGAAACCTCAAGATGTGACcatcagacaaaaacacaggtCCCCAGGTCAGACAAATCGGGTATCTGACTATCGGAGGGCATGCTACTTTGGGAACACCAGCAGTCCAATGGACCGGCTTCCTACCTCTCGCATACAGTGGGACATTAGCCCTGTTACATCAGTCACCAGCCTCATTCCAGCACAGAGCCCCCGGGAGACCACATCGCCCAGGTCAAAGCACCCTTACACACGTAGAGAAACTACAGAGGACTCTCTCGCTGTTGATTCATCACGATCTCCGGTCACCCAGAACACCTCCCTTCCCATGCTCTCTCCTGACATCACCTCAGAAAGCTCCCCTATTCTGTGCTTGGAGACACCTGACAGAGCCAGGTCAATGAGTCCTCAGAGAGAGCCGGATATATGCAGGAAGTCCATGACTGAGGAAGGCTTAAGGGGAAAGAACCAGGACAGAGGTTTTGCTTCAAGGTCCAGAAATTCTTACGCTTATGGCACTCAGCCTTGGGATACAGCTTCCAGAAGTCCTTTAGTCGACAGCATGAGGCCTCAAAGTCCAACTCAGCCTTTAACTGCTTCTGCACCGTACACAGCCACAAGAGATCCCAGTCCCTCAAGTTATTCTACTTTACCCTATGAACATCATGAAGTTGGAGCAAAGTCCAAAGACAGGGAGGCTCAGGGCCTTGATGACCGACGATCTTCGGGCTTTTACTCTGAATTAGAAAGAGAGGGAGTCCGAGCGCGCTCCAGGAGGAGTGACAAATGTCTTTTCTCTGATAGTCCCAGCCCTGTTTCAACATTGACTCTTGTAGAAGAAGTTGATAGTGATCAGTCCCAATTTTCTGTCCCTAGAATGTCAGGGTCCTTCAAGGCCAAGCCTACAGCCCCATCCCCCAAAATGTCCCCACTGCAAACAAGTGCAATTCTTGAATACCTGAGCCTTCCAGGTTTCATCGAAATGAGTGTGGATGAGCCTGTGGAAGAAGCTGAAGTCACAGACACTGTGGGACAGAGCTCACACTTAAAACCAGTAAAATCTCTGGTGGCTAAACCTGATGTAGTTCCCAAAAACTGGGAGGTTCATGTTCAGGGGGAAACGGACTCAAACCAAAAGGAGGTTTGCTTTGAGCCAACACGTTCTGTAGGTGCTGCAGAGGCAAGCGTTGACTTTAGTAAAAAACAAGGCTATAGACGCTCCCTCAATATGGAAGGTAGAGATCCTTCACACAGAGTTAGATTTCCTGATGAGATAAGAGCATCATCTCCTGGTCCAGAAAAAACTAGCAAGCAACTTTatgatgagaaaacacaaattcGGAATAAAAGCGCAGACAGACCTGAGTCCAGACTTGGATCCAGATCAGCTCACACCTTGTTTAGTGCAGCTAAAGGCATGGCAGACATAGCGTCAAAACATTCACAGAGTTTTGTAGACCGCAGTGAGTCTCCATCAGAACAATCCCAAAGACAAGCTTCTCAGGGCAGCAGGACTAATAATATTGCATCGCGAATATGTCAAGCCCCTGTGCCATTTTTGAAGAAATCCTTAAGCATAGGCCCTTGTAGGACGCTCTCAGGGATGGGACAGCCTCGTCCTTTCCTAAAGAAATCCATCAGTCTAGGCTCACAGAGGTGGGAACACTTTGAAAGCCCGAGGACATACATTTCTGAGAGATGTTACTGGGACGAGTTCCCAAACCCAGATGTTAGGGTCAAGTCCTACAGTTTGGGTCGCACTCCGTCTTCCCTTCCCAGGCCAGGCCCCTCCTGGAGGGAGTATATCCCGTTCAGACGCCCCAGCATGGGGAGCCTGGAGAGGCCTCACCACGCACAAAGACCTTTAGCTAGTCCTTCCTACCTCACTCCTTCAATGTACCCACCCAGACAAACCTCAATCTCCCCAGTGATGGAACCCTCTGATCCCCGACGGCAAGCCACCGTTTTCCCAGAGTCCTCCCGGTGGTCCCCCTCTTATCAGGACACCCTGAGGTCTGCTCAGCATAAGTATATCCCCATGCCCTCCTCCATTCCAGTCCCCCAGTACCAGCACTGGCCAGGATCCAGAGCGGAAAACATAAGACCCATGGACCCCAGGAGGGGCCCTCCGAGGTCCTACCTGCCCAGAGGCATCAGCTGGCCCTCACCCTACTACGCCCCCTTCCCACCGAGGGAGGGAGAGGGTTACAGACAGCCAGACAGGGTgatggggaggggaggggagaccGAGATCCGGGAGgtcagagagggagggagggccaGTTATGCCAGTCAGAGCAGTGGTAGAGGTAGCACCGGTCTCTTCCGACAGTCCCTGTCCATCACTCCCACACTGCTCAGCTCCCCAGAAACCACAGAGGAGAGTGAGCGGCACAGAGCTGAGATGGAGCTGCCTGAGAGGAGAGCGAAAAG AAGGAACACATCAGTAGATGAGAGTTATGAGTGGGACTCTGCTGATGCCTGTGTGGACTCGGAGGTCCTGGAGGCCATGAAGTTTGATCAGTCACAAATGGGTTTTCGGAAAGGAAGGGGGGAGCTCAGATATGATCAAGCTGGTGGCCTCCAGGACCAGCGAAAGAAAG GCCCGTCTCCCTCAGTCAGCCCACCAGTTTCCAACCCACCTCGCTGCCAGTTCAGTCGCTCCCTAAGTGAGGCGCGTTTCAACGCTCTCCGCCTGGAGTACCAAGAGTATAGGCGGGCTCAGGAATCCACCTGTTCCCGTGAGCCCTGCCTCACGCCTGGCTACGATTCAGACTCTGACTGCAACTCAGCACTGCTCTAG
- the tmem230b gene encoding transmembrane protein 230b codes for MPARNVVSNGVPNSKVRYSRLATDDDGYIDLQFKRSPPKVPYKAIALATVLFIIGSLLIIIGALLLAGYFGVTHSDRTMPVLIIGILVFLPGIYHLRIAYYASKGYPGYSYDDIPDFDD; via the exons ATGCCAGCTCGTAACGTTGTTTCTAACGGGGTACCTAACAGCAAGGTTAGGTACTCCAGGTTAGCCACTGATGATGACGGCTACATCGATTTACAG TTCAAAAGGAGCCCACCCAAAGTCCCATACAAAGCCATCGCACTAGCTACAGTCCTCTTCATAATCGGCTCTCTGTTAATCATCATTGGCGCCCTTCTCCTGGCTGGATACTTTGGAGTCACT cACTCTGATCGTACCATGCCTGTCCTCATCATTGGGATCCTTGTCTTCCTGCCAGGAATCTACCACCTACGGATAGCCTACTATGCTTCAAAGGGCTACCCAGGCTACTCCTATGATGATATCCCAGACTTTGATGATTAA